A single genomic interval of Asterias amurensis chromosome 1, ASM3211899v1 harbors:
- the LOC139937433 gene encoding proton-coupled folate transporter-like isoform X1 codes for MVDVTSCPRKVGNAFLWFCRQTRQNLTVEPVMLFYMLGSFLQYSALIQLMYLKLCQIEYNNTAACQNLTHHKDMEKYTQTAVSNWLIIINAFLTVSSIVSTLFFGAWSDRVGRRVTIILPTIGSIMNGIVMIFSAKYTFSSPWYIVLATVLMGLSGSYPTLTTAVFSYLGDVTNADNRTMRYGILEAMTFVGSFIGHITGGVVIDHVGYIAVFGYYIACNLAVVLYTVLWLRESSTAAVSALDSRVLVDDIDSQVETELGRPDNTQKGICQELVRFENVKSALRVLTKKREHYGRLQIVLLIFCLFILQLVGEGFGDTIILFIKKAPLGFDASTVGFYQGLKSGVAALTLMIGMPLLRLTPLHDTVIAIVAFLFRSGSMIMIAFARDTTTVFLMTILYAPAGIPAAITRSLLSKNVGTNEQGGMFSLTGAMETMTTFLSSALFNALYSNTKDIVGGGFVFIVMAVLLIIPMLLMLWVRDLQKGSARYSPSGASGEARFGRLQIKTDSAIVESSSL; via the exons ATGGTAGATGTTACATCCTGCCCACGAAAAGTGGGCAATGCCTTCTTGTGGTTCTGCCGCCAAACCCGTCAGAATCTAACAGTCGAGCCAGTCATGCTGTTTTACATGTTGGGCAGTTTCCTTCAGTACAGCGCCCTCATACAGCTGATGTATCTCAAACTCTGCCAGATTGAGTACAACAATACCGCAGCCTGTCAAAATCTCACCCATCATAAAGACATGGAAAAGTACACACAAACAGCGGTGTCGAACTGGCTGATCATTATAAATGCGTTCTTGACTGTGTCGTCAATTGTAAGTACCCTGTTTTTCGGTGCATGGTCCGATCGAGTTGGGAGACGAGTCACTATCATTCTTCCCACTATTGGATCCATCATGAATGGTATCGTCATGATATTCTCTGCCAAGTATACATTTTCATCGCCGTGGTATATTGTATTGGCAACCGTTCTCATGGGATTGTCGGGTAGTTACCCTACCCTTACAACGGCTGTTTTCAGCTACCTAGGCGACGTGACGAATGCAGACAACAGAACTATGAGATATGGAATCCTTGAAGCCATGACGTTTGTTGGTAGCTTCATCGGGCATATAACCGGTGGTGTCGTCATAGACCATGTCGGCTACATTGCAGTCTTCGGTTATTACATCGCTTGTAATCTGGCTGTAGTTCTCTACACGGTGTTGTGGCTACGGGAGTCCAGCACGGCTGCAGTCAGTGCTCTCGATAGTCGGGTGCTCGTTGATGACATTGACAGTCAGGTAGAGACTGAGCTAGGAAGACCGGATAATACGCAAAAGGGTATCTGCCAGGAGCTGGTACGCTTTGAGAATGTGAAGAGTGCACTGAGAGTTCTCACCAAGAAAAGAGAACACTATGGGAGGCTACAGATTGTTTTGTTGATATTCTGTCTATTCATTCTGCAGCTTGTCGGAGAAG GATTCGGAGATACCATCATATTGTTCATCAAGAAAGCACCCTTGGGTTTTGATGCTTCAACAGTTG GTTTTTATCAGGGACTGAAGAGTGGTGTAGCTGCTTTGACGTTAATGATTGGAATGCCTCTACTGAGATTGACCCCGTTGCATGACACAGTCATAGCCATCGTTGCTTTCCTGTTCCGCAGTGGCTCTATGATCATGATCGCCTTCGCTAGAGACACTACAACGGTTTTCTTGA TGACCATTCTGTATGCACCGGCTGGTATCCCAGCAGCCATTACAAGATCCCTTCTCTCCAAGAACGTTGGCACCAATGAACAAG GTGGAATGTTTTCTCTAACGGGAGCCATGGAAACCATGACAACGTTCCTCTCCTCAGCGCTGTTCAATGCACTGTACAGCAACACCAAGGATATCGTCGGTGGCGGTTTCGTCTTCATCGTCATGGCAGTTTTATTGATCATACCAATGCTGTTGATGTT gtggGTTCGAGATCTTCAGAAGGGAAGCGCAAGATACAGTCCATCCGGAGCATCAGGGGAAG
- the LOC139937433 gene encoding proton-coupled folate transporter-like isoform X2 has protein sequence MVDVTSCPRKVGNAFLWFCRQTRQNLTVEPVMLFYMLGSFLQYSALIQLMYLKLCQIEYNNTAACQNLTHHKDMEKYTQTAVSNWLIIINAFLTVSSIVSTLFFGAWSDRVGRRVTIILPTIGSIMNGIVMIFSAKYTFSSPWYIVLATVLMGLSGSYPTLTTAVFSYLGDVTNADNRTMRYGILEAMTFVGSFIGHITGGVVIDHVGYIAVFGYYIACNLAVVLYTVLWLRESSTAAVSALDSRVLVDDIDSQVETELGRPDNTQKGICQELVRFENVKSALRVLTKKREHYGRLQIVLLIFCLFILQLVGEGFGDTIILFIKKAPLGFDASTVGFYQGLKSGVAALTLMIGMPLLRLTPLHDTVIAIVAFLFRSGSMIMIAFARDTTTVFLMTILYAPAGIPAAITRSLLSKNVGTNEQGGMFSLTGAMETMTTFLSSALFNALYSNTKDIVGGGFVFIVMAVLLIIPMLLMLWVRDLQKGSARYSPSGASGEGKEASVHGDT, from the exons ATGGTAGATGTTACATCCTGCCCACGAAAAGTGGGCAATGCCTTCTTGTGGTTCTGCCGCCAAACCCGTCAGAATCTAACAGTCGAGCCAGTCATGCTGTTTTACATGTTGGGCAGTTTCCTTCAGTACAGCGCCCTCATACAGCTGATGTATCTCAAACTCTGCCAGATTGAGTACAACAATACCGCAGCCTGTCAAAATCTCACCCATCATAAAGACATGGAAAAGTACACACAAACAGCGGTGTCGAACTGGCTGATCATTATAAATGCGTTCTTGACTGTGTCGTCAATTGTAAGTACCCTGTTTTTCGGTGCATGGTCCGATCGAGTTGGGAGACGAGTCACTATCATTCTTCCCACTATTGGATCCATCATGAATGGTATCGTCATGATATTCTCTGCCAAGTATACATTTTCATCGCCGTGGTATATTGTATTGGCAACCGTTCTCATGGGATTGTCGGGTAGTTACCCTACCCTTACAACGGCTGTTTTCAGCTACCTAGGCGACGTGACGAATGCAGACAACAGAACTATGAGATATGGAATCCTTGAAGCCATGACGTTTGTTGGTAGCTTCATCGGGCATATAACCGGTGGTGTCGTCATAGACCATGTCGGCTACATTGCAGTCTTCGGTTATTACATCGCTTGTAATCTGGCTGTAGTTCTCTACACGGTGTTGTGGCTACGGGAGTCCAGCACGGCTGCAGTCAGTGCTCTCGATAGTCGGGTGCTCGTTGATGACATTGACAGTCAGGTAGAGACTGAGCTAGGAAGACCGGATAATACGCAAAAGGGTATCTGCCAGGAGCTGGTACGCTTTGAGAATGTGAAGAGTGCACTGAGAGTTCTCACCAAGAAAAGAGAACACTATGGGAGGCTACAGATTGTTTTGTTGATATTCTGTCTATTCATTCTGCAGCTTGTCGGAGAAG GATTCGGAGATACCATCATATTGTTCATCAAGAAAGCACCCTTGGGTTTTGATGCTTCAACAGTTG GTTTTTATCAGGGACTGAAGAGTGGTGTAGCTGCTTTGACGTTAATGATTGGAATGCCTCTACTGAGATTGACCCCGTTGCATGACACAGTCATAGCCATCGTTGCTTTCCTGTTCCGCAGTGGCTCTATGATCATGATCGCCTTCGCTAGAGACACTACAACGGTTTTCTTGA TGACCATTCTGTATGCACCGGCTGGTATCCCAGCAGCCATTACAAGATCCCTTCTCTCCAAGAACGTTGGCACCAATGAACAAG GTGGAATGTTTTCTCTAACGGGAGCCATGGAAACCATGACAACGTTCCTCTCCTCAGCGCTGTTCAATGCACTGTACAGCAACACCAAGGATATCGTCGGTGGCGGTTTCGTCTTCATCGTCATGGCAGTTTTATTGATCATACCAATGCTGTTGATGTT gtggGTTCGAGATCTTCAGAAGGGAAGCGCAAGATACAGTCCATCCGGAGCATCAGGGGAAGGTAAAGAAGCCTCCGTTCATGGTGATACATAA
- the LOC139937433 gene encoding proton-coupled folate transporter-like isoform X3: protein MVDVTSCPRKVGNAFLWFCRQTRQNLTVEPVMLFYMLGSFLQYSALIQLMYLKLCQIEYNNTAACQNLTHHKDMEKYTQTAVSNWLIIINAFLTVSSIVSTLFFGAWSDRVGRRVTIILPTIGSIMNGIVMIFSAKYTFSSPWYIVLATVLMGLSGSYPTLTTAVFSYLGDVTNADNRTMRYGILEAMTFVGSFIGHITGGVVIDHVGYIAVFGYYIACNLAVVLYTVLWLRESSTAAVSALDSRVLVDDIDSQVETELGRPDNTQKGICQELVRFENVKSALRVLTKKREHYGRLQIVLLIFCLFILQLVGEGFGDTIILFIKKAPLGFDASTVGFYQGLKSGVAALTLMIGMPLLRLTPLHDTVIAIVAFLFRSGSMIMIAFARDTTTVFLMTILYAPAGIPAAITRSLLSKNVGTNEQGGMFSLTGAMETMTTFLSSALFNALYSNTKDIVGGGFVFIVMAVLLIIPMLLMLWVRDLQKGSARYSPSGASGEGLDVFR, encoded by the exons ATGGTAGATGTTACATCCTGCCCACGAAAAGTGGGCAATGCCTTCTTGTGGTTCTGCCGCCAAACCCGTCAGAATCTAACAGTCGAGCCAGTCATGCTGTTTTACATGTTGGGCAGTTTCCTTCAGTACAGCGCCCTCATACAGCTGATGTATCTCAAACTCTGCCAGATTGAGTACAACAATACCGCAGCCTGTCAAAATCTCACCCATCATAAAGACATGGAAAAGTACACACAAACAGCGGTGTCGAACTGGCTGATCATTATAAATGCGTTCTTGACTGTGTCGTCAATTGTAAGTACCCTGTTTTTCGGTGCATGGTCCGATCGAGTTGGGAGACGAGTCACTATCATTCTTCCCACTATTGGATCCATCATGAATGGTATCGTCATGATATTCTCTGCCAAGTATACATTTTCATCGCCGTGGTATATTGTATTGGCAACCGTTCTCATGGGATTGTCGGGTAGTTACCCTACCCTTACAACGGCTGTTTTCAGCTACCTAGGCGACGTGACGAATGCAGACAACAGAACTATGAGATATGGAATCCTTGAAGCCATGACGTTTGTTGGTAGCTTCATCGGGCATATAACCGGTGGTGTCGTCATAGACCATGTCGGCTACATTGCAGTCTTCGGTTATTACATCGCTTGTAATCTGGCTGTAGTTCTCTACACGGTGTTGTGGCTACGGGAGTCCAGCACGGCTGCAGTCAGTGCTCTCGATAGTCGGGTGCTCGTTGATGACATTGACAGTCAGGTAGAGACTGAGCTAGGAAGACCGGATAATACGCAAAAGGGTATCTGCCAGGAGCTGGTACGCTTTGAGAATGTGAAGAGTGCACTGAGAGTTCTCACCAAGAAAAGAGAACACTATGGGAGGCTACAGATTGTTTTGTTGATATTCTGTCTATTCATTCTGCAGCTTGTCGGAGAAG GATTCGGAGATACCATCATATTGTTCATCAAGAAAGCACCCTTGGGTTTTGATGCTTCAACAGTTG GTTTTTATCAGGGACTGAAGAGTGGTGTAGCTGCTTTGACGTTAATGATTGGAATGCCTCTACTGAGATTGACCCCGTTGCATGACACAGTCATAGCCATCGTTGCTTTCCTGTTCCGCAGTGGCTCTATGATCATGATCGCCTTCGCTAGAGACACTACAACGGTTTTCTTGA TGACCATTCTGTATGCACCGGCTGGTATCCCAGCAGCCATTACAAGATCCCTTCTCTCCAAGAACGTTGGCACCAATGAACAAG GTGGAATGTTTTCTCTAACGGGAGCCATGGAAACCATGACAACGTTCCTCTCCTCAGCGCTGTTCAATGCACTGTACAGCAACACCAAGGATATCGTCGGTGGCGGTTTCGTCTTCATCGTCATGGCAGTTTTATTGATCATACCAATGCTGTTGATGTT gtggGTTCGAGATCTTCAGAAGGGAAGCGCAAGATACAGTCCATCCGGAGCATCAGGGGAAG